The Tepidisphaeraceae bacterium genome includes a region encoding these proteins:
- the rsmD gene encoding 16S rRNA (guanine(966)-N(2))-methyltransferase RsmD translates to MRVIAGEFRGRNLLAPASEVTRPVTDRVKQSVFDILSPYMDDAVVYDCFAGTGSMGLECLSRGAAHATFFEADRSAAERLRRNIGTLKVEGRSTVVATDLFKWFSTARKPGSRPAELIFLDPPYRFLNERPEELRKLAEAFAARHLSPTALVIFRHDAKDALELPALHVRDVREYGSMTVELLGLPPNGDAPPQ, encoded by the coding sequence ATGCGCGTCATCGCGGGTGAATTTCGTGGGAGAAATCTGCTGGCGCCGGCGAGCGAGGTCACGCGGCCCGTCACCGATCGCGTGAAGCAATCGGTCTTCGACATCCTGTCGCCGTACATGGACGATGCGGTCGTCTACGACTGCTTCGCAGGCACCGGCAGCATGGGGCTGGAATGCCTGAGCCGGGGCGCGGCCCATGCGACCTTCTTTGAGGCAGATCGATCGGCCGCCGAGCGGTTAAGGCGGAACATTGGCACGCTGAAGGTTGAGGGGCGCAGCACCGTCGTCGCCACCGATCTGTTCAAGTGGTTCAGCACCGCTCGCAAGCCCGGCAGCCGCCCCGCCGAACTGATCTTTCTCGACCCGCCCTACCGATTTCTAAACGAACGGCCGGAGGAATTACGCAAACTGGCCGAGGCCTTCGCGGCGCGGCATTTGTCGCCGACCGCGTTGGTCATCTTCCGCCACGATGCGAAGGACGCGCTCGAACTGCCCGCCCTGCACGTTCGCGACGTTCGAGAGTACGGCTCGATGACGGTCGAATTGCTCGGCCTGCCCCCCAACGGCGACGCGCCACCGCAGTAG
- a CDS encoding YkgJ family cysteine cluster protein: protein MSSLCDQCAALCCRYISLPIDNPETRKDYDDIRWYLIHQNIVVYIEKAQWYVGVLNRCKHLQDDNRCGIYETRPAICRKYTTDNCDYHGGEYDFEQLFTSAEHLMEYAETALEEARAKKVNQRRRAQRQKLPKSTRPNVLPVVRAPVALTVKGRRPLPLVK, encoded by the coding sequence ATGTCTAGCCTTTGCGACCAGTGCGCCGCGCTATGCTGCCGCTACATTTCGTTGCCGATCGACAACCCCGAGACGCGTAAGGATTACGACGACATCCGCTGGTACCTCATCCACCAGAACATCGTCGTCTACATCGAGAAAGCGCAGTGGTACGTCGGCGTGTTGAACCGCTGCAAGCACCTGCAGGACGACAACCGCTGCGGCATCTACGAGACGCGCCCCGCCATCTGCCGCAAGTACACGACCGACAACTGCGACTACCACGGCGGCGAGTACGACTTTGAACAGCTCTTCACGAGCGCCGAGCACTTGATGGAGTACGCGGAGACGGCCCTTGAGGAAGCGCGGGCCAAGAAGGTCAACCAGCGCCGCCGGGCCCAGCGTCAGAAGTTGCCGAAGTCGACGCGGCCGAACGTGTTGCCCGTGGTGCGCGCACCGGTGGCGTTAACCGTGAAGGGACGCAGACCCTTACCGTTGGTAAAGTGA
- a CDS encoding DUF58 domain-containing protein → MPIPRYRFFGTKDAALAGSLQFSARQVVEGLITGQHKSPHKGFSVEFAEHREYTPGDELRHLDWRALARSDRYYVKLYEQETNLRATLVIDTSNSMRFAGKIDYARHLAACLAYLLSTQQDLAGLIAVDETVRVELPPGSSPTHLDRLFKELERIEPGNKSDLPGQLHALSERLPRRSMVVLVSDLWTEPDDLRRALQHLRYRKHQAIIIHLLDKAETELSYEGQITLEDLETNEKIQIDPADLRETYQKQVADYLAQVRRACSDSDVEYHDLYVDQPYDKALVRLLSRRR, encoded by the coding sequence ATGCCCATACCCCGCTATCGCTTCTTCGGCACGAAGGACGCCGCCCTGGCGGGGTCGTTGCAGTTCTCGGCCAGGCAGGTGGTTGAAGGGCTGATCACCGGCCAGCACAAGAGCCCCCACAAGGGCTTCAGCGTCGAGTTCGCCGAGCATCGCGAGTACACGCCCGGCGACGAACTGCGGCACCTCGACTGGCGGGCGCTGGCGCGGTCCGACCGCTACTACGTGAAACTGTACGAGCAGGAGACCAACCTGCGGGCCACGCTCGTGATCGACACGAGCAATTCGATGCGGTTCGCTGGCAAGATTGATTACGCCAGGCACCTGGCCGCGTGCCTGGCTTACCTGCTCTCAACGCAACAGGACCTCGCGGGGCTGATCGCGGTGGATGAGACAGTGCGCGTCGAGCTGCCGCCGGGCTCGTCACCGACGCACCTGGATCGGCTATTTAAGGAGCTGGAGCGCATCGAGCCCGGCAACAAAAGTGACTTGCCCGGGCAGTTGCACGCGTTGTCCGAGCGACTGCCCCGCCGGAGCATGGTCGTGCTGGTCAGCGACCTGTGGACCGAACCCGACGACCTTCGGCGAGCGCTCCAGCACCTGCGATACCGCAAGCACCAGGCGATCATCATCCACCTGCTGGACAAGGCCGAGACCGAGCTGTCGTACGAAGGCCAGATTACTCTGGAAGACCTGGAGACCAACGAGAAGATCCAGATCGACCCGGCCGACCTGCGCGAAACGTACCAGAAGCAAGTCGCCGACTATCTGGCCCAGGTGCGCCGCGCCTGCAGCGACAGTGATGTGGAGTATCACGATCTGTACGTCGACCAACCTTATGACAAGGCGCTCGTGCGGTTGTTGTCCCGTCGACGGTGA
- a CDS encoding BatA and WFA domain-containing protein — protein sequence MFGLDFLFASALFALPIAGLPVLLHLLFRKKSPVVQFSTIRFIRSSMQRTAARRKLQRWLLLACRAFLLLLLIWAIAQPAHRAAANWLGSAKSPIAAIVIDTSYSMLLKDRETPLLDSADAAVQSLLRQQLAGARVAVFRSDVPPADQPETLRESGEWLTDWSPLQPTPAGMPLAERITAATEFLNDQSADQKWLFVLSDFQSREFPRPVTAPGDVRAVFIDLHADDARSAGVTNVTVQPQRPIPGVGSDAVVSIAGRAGESRAVTLRVASPAGDVFSESTLVGTLDRAGRAQLRFPLKLPAERWLTLTASLPAGDASEWDDSRTHLIEVPPRRVVSLLAPSPAPPAERFLRLALDPSEGADSAWPLLVKPAQAIAPDAQVAVAMLSAWPAAERVQQLSRFAQSGGVVIVALQPGLEESWSALSADRQAALADFLGGTPAPRSPTGTFTALAGSGAATVLEGLNDPAMQLASVSAQRFVPLAEVAGDSEVVLSLSRSSGVGSERPLPLLLRQPHGAGAIFSLTTLPDPRFTNLPTHPVFLPTLVRIAVSGTGGSTPANVEIGQPIVLRDRSLDGRPQLNLETPRQERFVLPANRDEGGVSFVFSNTGSPGIHTITTAERAEPVAMANVQLPGAEAEVDRREAATVASGDNVVVVRSVEELQSKFATLSEPEPRWSTPIALVLVLLCFESLMGSVTSAWQWPIWGATRTER from the coding sequence ATGTTCGGATTAGATTTCCTATTCGCCTCTGCCCTGTTCGCCCTGCCGATCGCGGGGCTGCCGGTGTTGCTGCATCTTTTGTTTCGGAAGAAGTCGCCGGTCGTGCAGTTCAGCACCATACGGTTCATCCGCTCGAGCATGCAGCGGACGGCGGCGAGGCGCAAGTTGCAGCGGTGGCTGTTGCTGGCGTGCCGGGCGTTTCTGTTGCTGCTGCTGATCTGGGCGATCGCGCAACCGGCCCATCGGGCGGCCGCGAACTGGCTTGGGTCGGCCAAAAGCCCCATCGCGGCAATCGTGATCGACACCAGCTATTCCATGCTGCTGAAGGACCGCGAGACGCCCCTGCTCGACTCCGCCGACGCCGCTGTGCAATCGCTGTTGCGCCAGCAACTGGCCGGCGCGCGGGTCGCGGTCTTCCGTTCGGATGTGCCACCGGCAGATCAGCCGGAGACGTTGCGCGAGTCGGGCGAATGGCTGACGGATTGGTCGCCGCTTCAGCCCACGCCGGCCGGGATGCCACTGGCGGAGCGCATCACCGCGGCCACGGAGTTTCTGAACGATCAGTCGGCCGATCAGAAATGGCTCTTCGTGCTGAGCGATTTTCAATCTCGCGAGTTCCCACGGCCAGTGACCGCACCCGGCGACGTGCGGGCCGTCTTCATCGACCTGCACGCTGACGACGCTCGGTCGGCCGGTGTGACGAACGTCACGGTTCAACCGCAACGGCCGATCCCCGGCGTGGGCAGTGATGCCGTGGTGTCGATCGCCGGGCGGGCGGGCGAATCACGCGCGGTCACGCTTCGGGTCGCCAGCCCGGCGGGCGATGTGTTTTCGGAAAGCACGTTGGTTGGCACGCTGGATCGTGCCGGCCGGGCGCAACTGCGGTTTCCACTGAAGCTGCCGGCCGAGCGATGGCTGACGTTGACCGCGAGCCTGCCCGCTGGCGATGCGTCGGAATGGGACGACTCGCGAACCCATTTGATCGAGGTGCCACCGCGACGGGTGGTGTCGCTCCTCGCGCCCTCGCCCGCCCCACCGGCCGAGCGATTCCTACGGCTGGCGCTCGACCCGTCCGAAGGCGCCGACTCTGCGTGGCCGCTGTTGGTGAAACCGGCCCAAGCCATTGCGCCTGATGCGCAAGTGGCCGTCGCGATGCTCTCGGCGTGGCCGGCGGCAGAACGCGTGCAGCAGTTGTCACGCTTCGCGCAGTCCGGCGGTGTCGTCATCGTTGCGCTTCAACCCGGTTTGGAAGAGTCGTGGTCTGCCCTGTCGGCGGATCGTCAGGCAGCGCTCGCGGATTTCCTGGGTGGCACACCCGCTCCGCGCTCGCCGACCGGCACCTTCACGGCGTTGGCCGGTAGCGGCGCGGCTACCGTGCTGGAAGGTCTGAACGACCCTGCGATGCAGCTTGCTTCCGTCTCAGCCCAGCGATTCGTACCGCTCGCGGAAGTCGCCGGCGATTCGGAGGTCGTGCTGTCGCTCAGCCGGTCGTCCGGGGTTGGCAGCGAACGGCCATTGCCGTTGCTGTTGCGCCAGCCGCACGGCGCCGGCGCAATCTTCAGTTTGACGACGCTCCCCGACCCCCGCTTCACGAACTTGCCGACGCATCCGGTGTTCCTGCCGACGCTGGTTCGGATTGCCGTCTCGGGCACGGGGGGTTCGACGCCGGCGAACGTGGAGATCGGTCAGCCGATCGTGTTGCGCGATCGGTCGTTAGACGGTCGCCCGCAACTGAACCTGGAGACGCCTCGCCAGGAGCGTTTCGTCCTGCCGGCGAATCGGGATGAGGGGGGCGTCTCGTTCGTGTTCTCGAACACTGGGTCGCCAGGCATTCACACCATCACCACCGCCGAGCGTGCTGAGCCGGTGGCGATGGCGAACGTTCAGTTGCCCGGCGCGGAGGCGGAAGTGGACCGCCGCGAGGCGGCCACGGTGGCGTCGGGAGATAACGTGGTGGTCGTGCGTTCGGTGGAAGAGCTGCAATCGAAGTTCGCGACGTTGTCGGAGCCTGAACCGCGATGGTCGACGCCGATCGCGCTCGTGCTGGTGTTGCTGTGCTTCGAGTCGCTCATGGGCAGCGTGACCAGCGCATGGCAGTGGCCAATTTGGGGTGCGACGCGTACGGAGCGCTGA
- a CDS encoding beta-ketoacyl synthase N-terminal-like domain-containing protein, with translation MDISREYGSRAATAAANVARQAIEQAGWSRATLRDDRTAIVLGTSKGEIEDWISPPPTLTSDNQPPAGRRTEFGLSGLTQRVATALDVAHGPRTTLSAACASGLHALIRACVMLQVGEADRAIVLATEASVHPLFISSFERLGVLPPAGHGCRPFDVTRAGFLMTEAAAAVCLERSPSTGRAIVGIERFALAGDASHLTASDASGAPLRHILSQVIGNRPVDLVHAHGTGTVVNDPIELAAIDATLGARRNAPATIYSHKAHLGHALGAAGMVSVVLNCLGHQRGLVPGNANTSAPLTARHCEVAQAPVRRTVHRSICLAAGFGGPMGAVSLVTADT, from the coding sequence TTGGACATCAGCCGCGAATACGGATCACGCGCGGCAACCGCGGCGGCGAACGTGGCGCGGCAGGCGATCGAGCAGGCAGGGTGGTCGCGTGCAACACTTCGCGATGATCGCACGGCCATCGTGCTCGGGACGAGCAAAGGGGAGATCGAAGACTGGATCAGCCCCCCGCCGACCCTTACGTCCGATAATCAGCCGCCGGCGGGGCGTCGAACCGAGTTTGGCCTGTCTGGCCTTACCCAGCGTGTGGCGACGGCCTTAGATGTCGCACACGGCCCCCGGACGACCTTGTCCGCTGCCTGCGCCAGTGGGTTGCACGCGTTGATCCGCGCATGCGTGATGCTACAGGTCGGCGAGGCCGACCGGGCGATCGTTCTCGCGACCGAAGCGTCGGTTCATCCCTTGTTTATCAGCAGTTTCGAGCGTTTAGGCGTACTGCCACCGGCCGGTCACGGTTGTAGACCCTTCGACGTTACCCGAGCCGGTTTCCTGATGACCGAAGCCGCCGCTGCGGTCTGCCTGGAACGGAGTCCGAGTACGGGTCGGGCGATCGTCGGAATCGAACGTTTCGCACTGGCCGGCGACGCGTCACATTTGACCGCCAGCGACGCCTCTGGCGCGCCGCTACGGCATATTCTATCGCAGGTCATTGGGAACCGGCCTGTCGATCTGGTCCATGCCCACGGCACCGGCACCGTCGTCAACGACCCGATCGAACTTGCCGCCATCGATGCGACCCTTGGGGCACGACGCAACGCACCGGCGACAATCTATTCCCACAAAGCCCATCTGGGCCATGCACTGGGAGCCGCTGGGATGGTGTCGGTGGTGCTGAACTGCTTGGGACACCAACGCGGGTTAGTTCCAGGGAATGCGAACACAAGCGCTCCGCTGACCGCACGCCACTGCGAAGTAGCTCAGGCACCCGTACGCCGAACCGTGCATCGATCGATCTGTCTCGCCGCCGGTTTTGGCGGCCCAATGGGGGCGGTAAGTCTAGTGACGGCAGATACTTGA
- a CDS encoding HYExAFE family protein, with amino-acid sequence MADRSIHYEAAFEGYLRSRGVPYVAVDEAKKALFADAKLKSFDFVVYSKAGPNLLIDVKGRSCRNKAKRSGFETWTTEQDVTDLMQWEQVFGEGFRALLSFVYWIDAPLTPEPGMYEFRDRWYLLMGIDLAEYRNHMRRRSAKWETVCLPAADFQTLARPLESWL; translated from the coding sequence GTGGCCGACCGATCGATCCATTACGAAGCCGCGTTCGAGGGTTACCTCCGCTCGCGCGGCGTGCCCTATGTTGCCGTTGACGAGGCCAAGAAGGCCCTCTTCGCCGACGCGAAGTTGAAGAGCTTCGACTTCGTCGTCTACAGCAAGGCCGGCCCAAATCTCCTGATCGACGTGAAAGGGCGGTCGTGTCGCAATAAGGCGAAGCGCAGTGGCTTCGAAACGTGGACGACCGAACAGGACGTTACCGACCTCATGCAGTGGGAACAGGTGTTCGGCGAAGGCTTTCGTGCCTTGCTCAGCTTCGTCTACTGGATCGACGCGCCACTGACGCCCGAACCGGGGATGTACGAGTTTCGCGACCGATGGTACTTGTTGATGGGGATCGACCTTGCCGAGTATCGCAATCACATGAGGCGGCGCAGCGCCAAGTGGGAAACGGTCTGCCTGCCCGCTGCTGACTTTCAAACGCTTGCCCGCCCGCTCGAAAGCTGGTTATGA
- a CDS encoding FliM/FliN family flagellar motor C-terminal domain-containing protein, whose protein sequence is MPLLSGQPKPVNTPTNGELQRILRLNVPVIVKLAERKLLLSEVMRLGVGAILEFAKSSDEPLELLINNKPIGMGEAVKVGENFGLRITQVGDLKQIVSAMGSK, encoded by the coding sequence GTGCCACTCCTTTCAGGCCAACCCAAGCCCGTTAACACGCCCACCAACGGCGAGTTGCAGCGCATCCTGCGCCTCAACGTGCCGGTGATCGTGAAGCTGGCCGAGCGCAAACTGCTGTTGTCAGAAGTGATGCGACTCGGTGTCGGCGCGATCCTCGAGTTCGCCAAGAGCAGCGACGAGCCGCTGGAACTGCTGATCAACAACAAGCCAATCGGCATGGGCGAGGCCGTCAAGGTCGGTGAAAACTTCGGCCTGCGCATCACCCAGGTGGGCGACCTGAAACAGATCGTCAGCGCGATGGGCAGCAAGTAG
- a CDS encoding alpha/beta fold hydrolase: MATEFYEWKFGDVYYLKRGWGEPIVLLHNIYPGASHEEFEHNIAELARHFTVYAVDMLGFGQSDAPHLRYTGNLYASLIHDFLVDVVGQPANIVAAGLTCSYVADVAVWRHELVKSIAMICPRSEPIGLDSPRWIAAIRHFLISSPTLGHGMYETLSTGFEVDAFLRGCFHNPRNVTRQKIDRLAANASHPGGAYPYASLVSGYLDSPLMKTLPHVSMPTLLIWGREAKPTPVEHSVRLASMLRKGQLHVVEQAGAWVHDEQSKIVNKLLCDFALNRGAGAQIATA; this comes from the coding sequence ATGGCGACGGAATTTTACGAGTGGAAGTTCGGTGACGTGTACTACCTGAAGCGCGGCTGGGGTGAGCCGATCGTGCTGCTGCACAACATCTACCCCGGCGCTAGCCACGAGGAGTTCGAACACAACATCGCCGAGCTCGCGCGGCACTTCACGGTGTACGCGGTTGACATGCTGGGCTTCGGCCAGTCGGACGCGCCCCACCTGCGGTACACGGGCAACCTGTACGCTTCGTTGATACACGACTTTCTCGTCGACGTCGTCGGCCAGCCCGCGAACATCGTGGCCGCCGGGCTCACCTGTTCCTATGTAGCAGACGTCGCCGTCTGGCGGCACGAACTGGTGAAGTCGATCGCGATGATCTGCCCGCGCAGCGAACCCATCGGCCTGGATTCCCCGCGATGGATCGCTGCCATCCGGCACTTCCTGATCAGCAGCCCGACGCTCGGCCACGGCATGTACGAGACGCTCAGCACCGGGTTCGAGGTCGACGCCTTCCTGCGCGGCTGCTTCCACAACCCGCGGAACGTCACGCGTCAGAAGATCGACCGCCTGGCCGCCAACGCCTCGCACCCGGGCGGCGCGTATCCTTACGCCAGCCTTGTTTCGGGATACCTGGATAGCCCGTTGATGAAGACCTTGCCACACGTGAGCATGCCCACGTTGCTGATCTGGGGCCGCGAGGCGAAGCCGACACCGGTGGAGCACAGCGTTCGCCTGGCATCAATGTTGCGCAAGGGCCAGCTCCACGTCGTCGAACAGGCCGGCGCGTGGGTGCATGACGAGCAGTCGAAGATCGTGAACAAGCTGCTGTGCGACTTCGCGTTGAATCGGGGTGCCGGTGCGCAGATCGCGACGGCTTAA
- the lysA gene encoding diaminopimelate decarboxylase, whose amino-acid sequence MDYFNYKNGELYCEDVPVARIAAEVGTAVYIYSKATLVHHYRQIADAFKALNPTICYSIKSNGNINLCKVLAAEGCGFDVTSGGELFRALQAGGDPKKMIYAGVGKTDQEIIDAINAGIAAFNLESEAEIENIDRVAASIGKQAVGAIRINPDVDPGAKTHAKTTTGKKETKFGVDIERAERVFEQYRNLKNLRIAGVHIHIGSPIYDVQPYVDAVTKIIALIDRLTAKGHKIEWFDVGGGFGVNYEHPEQALPVTEHAKALVPLLQGKPYRIAFEPGRYIAGNSGILVTKVLYRKTGGEKKFVIVDAGMNDLIRPTLYESYHHIWPVHPDAANQPKSRSKSTEPVNGEVVDVVGPICESGDYLAKARPLPTTQRGDLLAVFTAGAYGFAMSSNYNNRPRLPEVLVDGDSYKVIRRRETFEDLVAAERIQPRLSPSNDL is encoded by the coding sequence ATGGATTACTTCAACTACAAGAACGGTGAGCTGTACTGCGAAGACGTGCCCGTGGCCAGGATTGCCGCCGAGGTGGGCACGGCCGTCTACATCTATTCGAAGGCCACGCTCGTCCACCACTACCGGCAGATCGCCGACGCGTTCAAGGCGCTGAACCCGACCATCTGCTACTCCATCAAGAGCAACGGCAACATCAACCTCTGCAAGGTGCTGGCGGCCGAGGGATGCGGGTTTGACGTCACCAGTGGTGGCGAGCTGTTCCGCGCGTTGCAGGCCGGTGGCGACCCGAAGAAGATGATCTACGCTGGCGTCGGAAAGACCGATCAGGAGATCATCGACGCGATCAACGCCGGCATCGCGGCGTTCAATCTGGAGTCGGAAGCCGAAATCGAGAACATCGATCGTGTCGCCGCCAGCATCGGCAAGCAGGCGGTGGGCGCGATCCGCATCAATCCCGATGTCGACCCGGGCGCCAAGACGCACGCCAAGACGACCACCGGCAAGAAGGAGACGAAGTTCGGCGTCGACATCGAACGGGCCGAGCGCGTCTTCGAGCAGTACCGCAACCTGAAGAACCTGCGCATCGCCGGTGTGCATATTCACATCGGCAGCCCGATTTACGACGTGCAGCCATACGTGGATGCGGTGACGAAGATCATCGCGCTCATCGACCGCCTGACGGCCAAGGGTCACAAGATCGAATGGTTCGACGTCGGCGGTGGCTTTGGGGTGAACTACGAGCACCCCGAGCAGGCGCTGCCGGTGACCGAACATGCCAAAGCGCTGGTGCCGCTGCTGCAGGGCAAGCCGTACCGCATCGCATTCGAGCCCGGTCGATACATTGCGGGCAACAGCGGTATTCTGGTGACGAAGGTGCTGTACCGGAAGACGGGTGGCGAGAAGAAGTTCGTGATCGTCGACGCCGGCATGAACGACCTGATCCGCCCGACGCTGTACGAGAGCTACCACCACATCTGGCCGGTGCATCCCGATGCTGCGAACCAGCCGAAGTCGCGATCGAAGTCTACCGAACCGGTGAACGGTGAAGTGGTGGATGTGGTCGGGCCGATCTGCGAAAGCGGCGACTATCTGGCCAAGGCCCGCCCGCTGCCCACCACCCAGCGCGGCGATCTGCTGGCGGTCTTCACGGCTGGCGCGTACGGCTTTGCGATGAGCAGCAACTACAACAACCGTCCACGCCTGCCCGAGGTGCTGGTGGACGGCGACAGTTACAAGGTCATCCGCCGACGCGAGACGTTCGAGGACTTGGTGGCCGCCGAGCGAATCCAGCCGCGCCTGAGCCCGTCAAACGACCTGTAG
- the eboE gene encoding metabolite traffic protein EboE, with translation MAISELPLSYCTNVHPGRSIAEVNAGLDRYTVDIRNRFGHPLAAGLWLASPVVSELAASDEKLRAFAAGVQARRLPCYTLNAFPYGDFHSERVKDRVYLPDWSQPARAAYTRQCAQVLAQLMPAEITDGSISTVPLAFKGHPHDAGFTDQCIAALLDLSQFLTDLEQRTQKTIRLAIEPEPSCVLETTAEALAFFERLFAAARARGAEAIARRHLGVCFDVCHQAVEFEDVTASIATIDAAGVRINKVHVSCALQIDRPATNATAREALRRYVEPRYQHQTTARTSTGAVVQELDLTGDLLDNPPAEFAHAAEWRIHFHVPISDAQIGPLRTTRDALPAAFDAVAKLDYAPHLELETYTWEIMPGEGPPNLAAGLTRELIAARQMIEQARR, from the coding sequence ATGGCGATAAGTGAACTGCCGCTAAGTTACTGCACCAATGTTCATCCGGGCCGGTCGATCGCCGAGGTGAACGCGGGGCTGGATCGCTACACCGTCGACATCCGCAACCGATTCGGCCATCCGCTGGCGGCGGGGTTGTGGTTGGCGAGTCCGGTGGTATCGGAGCTGGCCGCCTCGGATGAGAAGCTGCGAGCGTTCGCCGCGGGCGTGCAGGCTCGGCGACTGCCCTGCTACACGCTGAACGCCTTTCCGTATGGCGATTTCCATAGCGAACGCGTTAAAGACCGGGTCTACCTGCCCGATTGGAGCCAGCCCGCGCGGGCCGCCTATACCCGCCAGTGCGCACAGGTGCTGGCCCAGTTGATGCCGGCCGAAATCACTGACGGTAGCATTTCGACTGTGCCGCTGGCGTTCAAGGGTCACCCGCATGACGCCGGCTTTACCGATCAGTGCATCGCGGCGCTGTTGGACCTGTCGCAGTTCCTGACCGACCTCGAACAACGGACGCAGAAGACGATCCGGCTGGCCATCGAACCTGAGCCGTCCTGCGTTCTTGAAACGACCGCTGAGGCGCTGGCGTTCTTCGAGCGTTTGTTTGCCGCCGCGAGGGCGCGCGGGGCCGAGGCAATCGCCCGGCGGCATCTGGGTGTCTGCTTCGACGTCTGTCACCAGGCGGTGGAGTTCGAGGACGTCACGGCGTCCATCGCCACCATTGATGCTGCTGGCGTGCGAATCAACAAGGTTCACGTCAGCTGTGCGCTGCAGATCGACCGCCCCGCAACCAACGCCACCGCCCGCGAGGCGCTTCGGCGGTACGTCGAGCCGCGTTACCAGCATCAAACCACCGCCCGCACGTCCACCGGAGCCGTTGTGCAGGAATTGGATCTGACCGGCGACCTGCTGGACAATCCACCAGCCGAATTCGCGCACGCCGCTGAGTGGCGCATTCACTTTCACGTGCCGATCAGCGACGCGCAGATCGGCCCGCTGCGCACCACGCGCGACGCCCTGCCCGCCGCGTTCGACGCCGTGGCGAAGCTGGATTATGCGCCGCATTTAGAGTTGGAAACCTATACCTGGGAAATCATGCCCGGCGAAGGCCCCCCTAATCTGGCTGCCGGCCTGACCCGGGAGTTGATCGCCGCCCGGCAGATGATCGAGCAAGCCCGCCGCTAA
- a CDS encoding CCA tRNA nucleotidyltransferase → MNAPSSPSREHAVAVVRRLRDAGHVAYFAGGCVRDELLGLPAKDFDVATDAPPDKVRSLFRNTQAVGASFGVILVRIERSQIEVATFRTDGRYTDGRRPDDVRFSTAQEDAQRRDFTINGMFLDPLTGDVVDYVGGQADLAARRLRAIGNPDERFTEDHLRLLRAVRFAARFGLKIEEATDAAIIQHAPLLARISPERIAEELRRMLTPATRDRAYHLLREYGLLDVILRFLPAAGTQINPAVDGLLPRITGFTGTEPISFSLALAAASLEHRGRTDDVLHLTSPTEVRRTCAALRQALKISNDEERAITETLMIGPLIGDQVPAVAPLKRFLATPHSRDAWLLMRALGKDALVGPVLTQLSQTDCAPPPLVTGDDLAAAGMRPGPAFKRILDSVYDAQLEDRVKSKDEALELAKRMA, encoded by the coding sequence ATGAATGCTCCTAGCTCACCTTCGCGCGAACACGCGGTGGCCGTCGTACGGCGGCTGCGCGATGCGGGCCACGTCGCCTACTTCGCCGGCGGGTGCGTGCGCGACGAGTTGCTGGGACTGCCCGCGAAGGATTTTGACGTCGCGACCGACGCGCCGCCAGACAAGGTGCGGTCGCTGTTCCGCAACACGCAGGCCGTCGGTGCATCCTTCGGCGTAATCCTGGTGCGCATCGAGCGGAGCCAGATCGAGGTTGCCACCTTCCGCACCGACGGCCGCTACACCGACGGTCGCCGGCCAGACGACGTTCGCTTCAGCACGGCTCAGGAAGACGCGCAACGCCGTGACTTCACGATCAACGGCATGTTCCTCGACCCGCTCACGGGTGACGTGGTCGACTACGTCGGTGGACAAGCGGACCTGGCCGCCCGCCGATTGCGAGCCATCGGCAATCCCGACGAGCGCTTTACTGAGGACCACCTGCGCCTGTTGCGGGCCGTTCGGTTTGCGGCTCGCTTTGGCCTGAAGATCGAAGAGGCGACCGACGCTGCTATCATCCAGCACGCGCCGCTTCTGGCCCGTATCAGCCCAGAACGCATCGCAGAAGAACTTCGGCGGATGCTGACGCCGGCCACGCGCGACAGGGCGTACCACCTCCTGCGAGAGTACGGCCTCCTGGACGTTATTCTGCGATTCTTGCCGGCCGCTGGAACGCAAATCAATCCGGCCGTCGACGGATTGCTACCGCGAATCACAGGCTTTACCGGGACCGAACCCATTTCATTCAGCCTCGCCCTGGCGGCGGCTAGCCTGGAGCATCGCGGTCGAACGGACGATGTGTTGCATCTCACTTCGCCGACGGAGGTGAGGCGTACGTGTGCCGCGCTGCGCCAGGCGTTGAAGATCAGCAACGACGAGGAACGGGCGATCACCGAGACGCTGATGATCGGTCCGTTGATTGGCGATCAAGTTCCGGCAGTCGCGCCGTTGAAACGTTTCCTGGCCACGCCGCATTCGCGCGATGCGTGGCTGCTCATGCGGGCGCTCGGAAAAGATGCGCTTGTGGGCCCGGTTCTGACGCAGCTCAGTCAGACGGACTGTGCGCCCCCGCCGCTCGTAACGGGTGATGATCTGGCCGCCGCAGGCATGAGACCGGGGCCGGCATTCAAGCGCATCTTGGACAGCGTCTACGATGCACAACTGGAGGATCGGGTGAAGTCGAAGGATGAGGCGCTCGAACTGGCAAAGCGCATGGCGTGA